The Streptomyces sp. HSG2 genome has a segment encoding these proteins:
- the proB gene encoding glutamate 5-kinase → MTAARQRVTAARRIVVKVGSSSLTTAAGGLDADRVDALVDVLARRRDGGEREIVLVSSGAIAAGLSPLGLRRRPRDLARQQAAASVGQGLLVARYTASFARYRVRVGQVLLTSDDMSRRAHHRNASRTLDKLLAMGALPIVNENDTVATDEIRFGDNDRLAALVAHLVRADLLVLLSDVDGVYDGDPARPGTSRIAEVRAPADLADVEIGSAGRAGVGTGGMVTKIEAAGIAAAAGIPVVLTSTVHATDALAGRDTGTYFHPTGRRSADRLLWLQHASTPRGALTLDDGAVLAVVQGRKSLLPAGIASVEGDFAAGDPVELRDASGRAVARGLVTFDAREIPRLLGRSTRELARELGPAYEREVVHRDDLVVLGP, encoded by the coding sequence GTGACAGCGGCAAGGCAGAGGGTGACGGCCGCCCGGAGGATCGTGGTGAAGGTCGGTTCGTCGTCGCTGACGACGGCCGCCGGCGGTCTCGACGCCGATCGCGTGGACGCCCTCGTCGACGTGTTGGCCAGGAGACGGGACGGCGGCGAACGCGAGATCGTCCTCGTCTCCTCGGGGGCCATCGCCGCCGGTCTCTCCCCGCTCGGGCTGCGTCGGCGCCCCCGGGACCTGGCGCGGCAGCAGGCCGCCGCCAGCGTCGGCCAGGGGTTGTTGGTCGCCCGGTACACCGCGTCCTTCGCCCGGTATCGGGTGCGCGTCGGACAGGTGCTGCTGACCAGCGACGACATGAGTCGCCGCGCCCACCACCGGAACGCCTCGCGGACCCTGGACAAGCTGCTCGCCATGGGCGCCCTGCCGATCGTCAACGAGAACGACACCGTCGCCACCGACGAGATCCGTTTCGGTGACAACGACCGTCTGGCCGCGCTCGTGGCCCATCTGGTCCGGGCGGATCTGCTGGTGCTCCTCTCCGACGTCGACGGGGTCTACGACGGCGACCCGGCCAGGCCGGGCACGTCACGGATCGCGGAGGTGCGCGCCCCGGCGGACCTCGCCGACGTGGAGATCGGCAGCGCGGGCAGGGCCGGCGTCGGAACCGGGGGCATGGTCACCAAGATCGAGGCGGCCGGCATCGCCGCCGCCGCCGGCATCCCCGTCGTCCTCACCAGCACGGTGCACGCGACCGACGCCCTGGCGGGGCGGGACACCGGGACCTACTTCCACCCGACCGGGCGGCGCTCCGCCGATCGGCTGCTCTGGCTTCAGCACGCCTCGACTCCGCGGGGCGCGCTGACCCTGGACGACGGCGCGGTCCTGGCCGTCGTCCAGGGACGCAAGTCGCTGTTGCCCGCGGGGATCGCCTCGGTCGAGGGCGATTTCGCGGCGGGTGACCCGGTCGAGTTGCGCGACGCGAGTGGTCGCGCGGTGGCGCGGGGGCTGGTGACCTTCGACGCCCGGGAGATCCCCCGGCTGCTCGGGCGGTCGACCCGGGAGCTGGCGCGGGAACTCGGCCCCGCCTACGAGCGCGAGGTCGTGCACAGGGACGACCTCGTGGTCCTCGGGCCTTGA
- a CDS encoding glutamate-5-semialdehyde dehydrogenase, whose product MTTLSSHDSTSPVARAGLRAKAAAAELAPLPRADKDVALLAVADALEARAAEIVAANARDVDRAREAGTSEAIVDRLTLTPERLAAIASDVRDVAALPDPVGEVVRGSTLPNGIDLRQVRVPLGVVGIVYEGRPNVTVDAAALCLKSGNAALLRGSSSAYRSNTALVEVIRDAVAGAGLPADAVQLVPGEGRESVRELMRARGLVDVLIPRGGASLIATVVQESTVPVIETGTGNCHVYVDADADLDTAVEILVNSKAQRVGVCNAAETFLVHRDIAAAFLPRALRALGAAGVTVHADERVRAHAEGTEATVVAATQEDWGTEYLSHDIAAAVVDSLDEAVEHIRTWSSGHTEAIVTTSQRAARRFTRLVDSTTVAVNASTRFTDGGQFGFGAEIGISTQKLHARGPMGLPELTSTKYVVTGDGHVRS is encoded by the coding sequence ATGACCACGCTCTCGTCGCACGACTCCACGTCCCCGGTCGCCCGGGCCGGGCTCCGCGCCAAGGCCGCCGCCGCCGAGCTGGCACCGCTGCCGCGGGCCGACAAGGACGTGGCGCTGCTGGCCGTCGCGGACGCTCTGGAGGCACGGGCGGCCGAGATCGTCGCCGCCAACGCGCGGGACGTGGACAGGGCCCGTGAGGCCGGCACCTCCGAGGCCATCGTGGACCGGCTGACGCTGACCCCGGAGCGTCTCGCCGCGATCGCCTCCGACGTGCGGGACGTCGCGGCGCTGCCCGATCCCGTCGGCGAGGTGGTCCGCGGCTCGACCCTCCCCAACGGCATCGATCTGCGCCAGGTCCGGGTGCCGCTCGGGGTGGTCGGCATCGTCTACGAGGGGCGGCCCAACGTCACCGTCGACGCCGCCGCGCTCTGCCTGAAGTCCGGCAACGCCGCCTTGTTGCGTGGTTCGTCCTCCGCCTACCGCTCCAACACGGCACTGGTCGAGGTGATCCGCGACGCAGTGGCCGGCGCCGGCCTCCCGGCGGACGCGGTGCAGCTGGTCCCCGGCGAGGGGCGGGAGAGCGTGCGCGAGCTGATGCGGGCCCGCGGCCTGGTCGACGTGCTGATCCCGCGTGGCGGGGCGTCCCTGATCGCCACCGTCGTCCAGGAGTCCACCGTCCCGGTCATCGAGACCGGCACCGGCAACTGCCACGTCTACGTCGACGCGGACGCCGACCTGGACACCGCCGTGGAGATCCTGGTCAACTCCAAGGCCCAGCGGGTGGGGGTGTGCAACGCCGCGGAGACGTTCCTGGTGCACCGGGACATCGCCGCGGCCTTCCTTCCCCGCGCGCTCCGGGCCCTCGGCGCGGCGGGGGTGACGGTCCACGCCGACGAGCGGGTCCGGGCTCACGCGGAGGGCACCGAGGCCACGGTGGTGGCCGCCACCCAGGAGGACTGGGGGACGGAGTACCTCTCCCACGACATCGCCGCCGCCGTCGTCGACTCGCTCGACGAGGCCGTCGAGCACATCCGGACGTGGTCGTCCGGTCACACCGAGGCCATCGTCACCACCTCCCAGCGGGCGGCCCGCCGATTCACCCGACTGGTGGACTCCACCACGGTGGCGGTCAATGCCTCCACCCGCTTCACCGACGGCGGCCAGTTCGGTTTCGGCGCCGAGATCGGCATCTCCACGCAGAAGCTGCACGCCCGGGGCCCGATGGGCCTTCCCGAGCTCACCAGCACCAAGTATGTCGTCACCGGCGACGGGCACGTGCGAAGTTGA
- a CDS encoding M48 family metallopeptidase: protein MTDRPEQTDRATSPSRRRRRFPGISSRAYEHPADRSALVALRRLSGFDTVFKVLSGLLPERSLRLLFLSDSVRVSDLQFAHLNDMLRDACYILDLDKVPAMYVSQDPMPNAMCVGLDEPIIVVTTGLVELLDEEEMRAVVGHEVGHALSGHAVYRTILLFLTSMAVRVAWIPLGNVAIMAIVTALREWFRKSELSADRAGLLVGQDLEASLRGLMKIAGGNHLDEMNVDAFLEQADAYEASGDLRDSVLKILNVLPRSHPFTTVRAAELRKWAATRDHQRIMDGHYPRRDEDGDASLRDSFRESASSYATHVRASKDPLMKLVTDLAGGAGDLGQRVRRGFGGFTSPGTGASRPGEENGDGVDEREGPEGRTPRERD from the coding sequence ATGACCGACCGTCCCGAGCAGACCGACCGCGCCACCTCGCCGAGCAGGCGGCGCAGGCGTTTCCCCGGGATCTCCTCCCGGGCCTACGAGCATCCCGCCGACCGCAGCGCGCTGGTGGCGCTGCGCAGGCTGAGCGGTTTCGACACGGTGTTCAAGGTGCTCAGCGGGCTGCTGCCGGAGCGCAGCCTGCGCCTGTTGTTCCTGTCGGACTCGGTGCGCGTCTCGGACCTGCAGTTCGCCCACCTCAACGACATGCTGCGCGACGCCTGCTACATCCTGGACCTGGACAAGGTGCCCGCGATGTACGTCAGCCAGGACCCGATGCCGAACGCGATGTGCGTCGGACTCGACGAGCCGATCATCGTCGTCACCACCGGTCTGGTGGAGTTGCTGGACGAGGAGGAGATGCGGGCCGTCGTCGGCCACGAGGTGGGGCACGCGCTCTCCGGGCACGCCGTCTACCGGACGATTCTGCTCTTCCTGACCTCGATGGCCGTGCGGGTGGCGTGGATCCCCCTCGGAAACGTCGCGATCATGGCGATCGTGACCGCCCTGCGCGAATGGTTCCGCAAGTCGGAGCTGTCAGCGGACCGAGCCGGTCTCCTGGTGGGCCAGGATCTGGAGGCCTCGCTCCGCGGGCTGATGAAGATCGCGGGAGGGAACCACCTCGACGAGATGAACGTGGACGCCTTCCTGGAACAGGCCGACGCGTACGAGGCCTCCGGCGACCTGAGGGACTCCGTCCTGAAGATCCTCAACGTGCTCCCCCGGTCCCACCCCTTCACCACCGTGCGCGCCGCGGAACTTCGGAAGTGGGCGGCGACGCGCGACCATCAGCGGATCATGGACGGCCACTACCCCCGGCGCGACGAGGACGGGGACGCCTCGCTCCGGGACTCCTTCCGAGAGTCCGCCTCCAGCTACGCCACGCACGTGCGCGCCTCCAAGGACCCGTTGATGAAGCTGGTCACCGATCTCGCCGGCGGAGCGGGGGACCTGGGGCAGCGGGTACGGCGCGGCTTCGGCGGGTTCACCTCGCCGGGGACGGGGGCTTCGCGGCCGGGCGAGGAGAACGGGGACGGTGTCGACGAGAGGGAGGGACCGGAGGGTCGGACCCCGCGCGAACGGGACTGA
- the nadD gene encoding nicotinate-nucleotide adenylyltransferase: MGELDMPTGPGPSGSGKRRLGVMGGTFDPIHHGHLVAASEVAARFHLDEVVFVPTGEPWQKGHRRVSAAEDRYLMTVIATAENPQFSVSRIDIDRGGPTYTVDTLRDLRALNPDTDLFFITGADALAQILTWRDSEELFALAHFVGATRPGHRLDDPGLPEGGVSLVEVPALAISSTDCRARVAEGDPIWYLVPDGVVRYIHKRRLYRGE, from the coding sequence ATGGGAGAGTTGGACATGCCTACCGGGCCCGGTCCGTCGGGGTCCGGCAAGCGTCGCCTCGGCGTCATGGGCGGCACCTTCGACCCGATCCACCACGGGCACCTGGTGGCCGCGAGCGAGGTCGCCGCCCGGTTCCACCTCGACGAGGTGGTCTTCGTGCCCACCGGCGAGCCCTGGCAGAAAGGCCATCGACGGGTCTCCGCCGCGGAGGACCGATACCTCATGACGGTCATCGCCACCGCCGAGAACCCTCAGTTCTCCGTGAGTCGCATCGACATCGACCGCGGCGGCCCCACATACACCGTGGACACCCTGCGCGACCTGCGCGCGCTCAACCCGGACACGGACCTGTTCTTCATCACCGGCGCCGACGCCCTCGCCCAGATCCTCACCTGGCGGGACAGCGAGGAACTCTTCGCGCTGGCCCACTTCGTGGGCGCCACCCGACCGGGCCACCGCCTCGACGACCCGGGGCTCCCCGAGGGCGGCGTCTCGCTGGTCGAGGTGCCCGCGCTCGCCATCTCCTCCACGGACTGCCGCGCGAGGGTCGCCGAGGGCGACCCGATCTGGTACCTCGTGCCGGACGGAGTCGTGCGGTACATCCACAAGCGCCGGCTGTACCGCGGCGAGTGA
- a CDS encoding LCP family protein, whose product MNDRHDAEPGSPGEPVGHDEYGRPLFPPTPEPPPTSWPYDPLGASRDHPGWDTTQDAWEGHHHRGYGPRSAAEGPEASERYAQGYAPQGVADEPWGAWQEGGSAGSGPGTGSDGRPSDPQDPAGHRDWTGGPIAPHDPHAPHDRGGVVDRADGHHLVGPGDAWGRDPWDGDPGGGRTVHGPTPRPRTEADAEGPDLRAEQFAFVEESDARSEDVIDWLKFTENRTERRGEARRRARARLLTWVVALTLLIVAGVGYLWQTGRLPGSAPDGPGTVAATDAGSEQRHVVVVHLHDTGGGGTASALLVENATTRRGHTVLLPGSLALTADDGTATTLADSVEDAGSEATRDSLNALLGTEIEGTWRLDTPFLRTLVDLVGPIQVDVDSDLPAEDGGEASGAPLVRAGDDRVLSGRTAVAYATHQETGEGEDARLRRFGAVLEGALDRLPTDPESGTRTVEALGQVLDPPLTEADLGAFLASLAGLAGAGDHETTLLSVGEDGGPSAEDSVAVVGGILGGAARDTTEEAAVSVSVRDATGGGEEGAARARADLLNGGFTVVPGGTASGAESVSAVVYADAGDEADAVQVARTLGLPDASVAPGEIAGTADVAVTLGLDYAPTTG is encoded by the coding sequence GTGAACGACCGACACGACGCCGAGCCGGGGAGTCCCGGCGAACCGGTCGGCCACGACGAGTACGGCCGGCCACTCTTCCCGCCGACCCCGGAACCGCCCCCCACGTCCTGGCCGTACGACCCGCTCGGCGCGTCGCGGGACCACCCGGGATGGGACACGACCCAGGACGCGTGGGAGGGGCATCACCACCGCGGGTACGGGCCCCGAAGCGCCGCGGAGGGACCCGAGGCATCGGAACGATACGCCCAGGGGTACGCCCCCCAGGGCGTCGCGGACGAACCGTGGGGGGCCTGGCAGGAGGGCGGGAGCGCCGGGAGCGGGCCCGGAACGGGGTCCGACGGCCGGCCCTCGGACCCACAGGACCCGGCCGGACACCGGGACTGGACGGGAGGGCCGATCGCCCCCCACGACCCCCACGCCCCCCACGACCGGGGAGGCGTGGTCGATCGCGCGGACGGCCACCACCTCGTCGGGCCGGGCGACGCCTGGGGCCGGGATCCCTGGGACGGGGATCCCGGCGGCGGGCGGACCGTCCACGGGCCGACGCCGCGTCCTCGGACGGAGGCGGACGCGGAGGGACCCGACCTCCGAGCCGAGCAGTTCGCGTTCGTCGAGGAGTCGGACGCGCGGTCCGAGGACGTCATCGACTGGTTGAAGTTCACCGAGAACCGCACCGAGCGCCGGGGCGAGGCCCGACGGCGGGCCCGCGCCCGCCTGCTGACGTGGGTGGTGGCGCTCACGTTGCTGATCGTCGCGGGCGTCGGATACCTCTGGCAGACCGGGAGGCTGCCCGGCTCCGCGCCGGACGGGCCGGGCACCGTCGCGGCGACGGACGCCGGATCCGAGCAGCGGCACGTCGTCGTGGTGCACCTGCACGACACCGGCGGCGGTGGCACGGCCAGCGCGTTGCTGGTGGAGAACGCCACCACCCGGCGTGGACACACCGTCCTGCTGCCGGGCTCGCTGGCCCTGACGGCGGACGACGGGACCGCCACCACCCTGGCCGACTCGGTCGAGGACGCCGGGTCCGAGGCCACCCGCGACTCGTTGAACGCGCTGCTCGGAACCGAGATCGAGGGCACCTGGCGCCTCGACACCCCGTTCCTGCGGACCCTGGTCGACCTGGTCGGCCCGATCCAGGTGGACGTCGACAGCGACCTGCCGGCGGAGGACGGCGGGGAGGCGAGTGGAGCGCCGCTGGTCCGGGCCGGAGACGACCGGGTGCTCAGCGGCAGGACCGCCGTCGCCTACGCCACCCACCAGGAGACCGGCGAAGGGGAGGACGCCCGGCTGCGGCGTTTCGGCGCGGTGTTGGAGGGCGCCCTGGACAGGCTCCCCACCGATCCGGAGTCCGGCACCCGCACCGTGGAGGCCCTGGGGCAGGTTCTCGATCCCCCGCTCACCGAAGCCGACCTGGGCGCGTTCCTGGCCTCGCTCGCGGGCCTGGCCGGCGCGGGAGACCACGAGACGACCCTCCTGTCGGTCGGTGAGGACGGCGGACCGAGCGCCGAGGACTCCGTGGCGGTGGTCGGAGGGATCCTCGGAGGCGCGGCCCGTGACACGACGGAGGAGGCCGCCGTCAGCGTCTCGGTCCGCGACGCCACGGGTGGCGGGGAGGAGGGGGCCGCCCGGGCCCGGGCGGATCTGCTCAACGGCGGTTTCACCGTCGTGCCGGGCGGGACCGCGTCCGGCGCGGAGAGCGTGTCCGCCGTCGTCTACGCCGACGCCGGCGACGAGGCGGACGCCGTCCAGGTCGCCAGGACACTGGGTCTGCCCGACGCGAGTGTGGCCCCCGGCGAGATCGCCGGCACCGCGGACGTGGCCGTCACCCTCGGGCTGGACTACGCGCCGACGACCGGGTAG
- the rsfS gene encoding ribosome silencing factor, translating into MTATDRSLELIHTAAQAAADKLAHDVIAYDVSDVLSITDAFLLASAPNDRQVKAIVDEIEERLGKELGAKPVRREGDREARWVLLDYVDIVVHVQHSEERVFYALERLWKDCPEIDLPADAVATRGKAEEHARQGAEDGATTPEEDRG; encoded by the coding sequence GTGACCGCGACCGACCGCTCTCTTGAGCTCATCCACACCGCTGCCCAGGCAGCCGCCGACAAGCTCGCCCACGACGTCATCGCGTACGACGTCAGCGACGTCCTGTCGATCACGGACGCCTTCCTGTTGGCGTCCGCCCCCAACGACCGTCAGGTCAAGGCGATCGTCGACGAGATCGAGGAACGCCTCGGCAAGGAACTCGGCGCCAAGCCGGTGCGCCGCGAGGGCGACCGTGAGGCCCGCTGGGTCCTGCTCGACTATGTCGACATCGTCGTCCACGTCCAGCACAGCGAGGAGCGGGTCTTCTACGCCCTGGAGCGCCTGTGGAAGGACTGCCCCGAGATCGACCTCCCCGCGGACGCCGTGGCGACCCGGGGCAAGGCCGAGGAGCACGCGCGCCAGGGCGCGGAGGACGGGGCGACGACGCCCGAGGAGGACCGCGGGTGA
- a CDS encoding histidine phosphatase family protein: protein MSVAGGRAAERDGRGRRIILWRHGQTSWNTARRFQGTTDVPLTETGLAQARRAARLLAGLRPDAIIASDLERAARTAAELAEFTSLEVVTETGLRETYAGSWQGLTHDEIMARHGEEYAAWKRGEPVRRGGGELETEVADRAAPVVLRHLEKIPEDGTLVVVSHGGTIRTTIGRLLGLDPRSWESLGGLSNCCWSVLGQGARGWRLLEHNAGTLPEPVLGDDD from the coding sequence GTGAGCGTCGCCGGGGGGCGGGCCGCCGAGCGGGACGGGCGTGGCCGGAGGATCATCCTGTGGCGACACGGGCAGACCTCGTGGAACACGGCCCGCCGCTTCCAGGGGACCACGGACGTGCCGCTCACCGAGACGGGACTCGCCCAGGCCCGCCGCGCCGCCCGGTTGTTGGCCGGTCTGCGACCCGACGCGATCATCGCGTCCGATCTGGAGCGGGCGGCGCGCACCGCCGCCGAACTGGCCGAGTTCACCTCGCTGGAGGTGGTGACGGAGACCGGGCTGCGCGAGACCTACGCGGGTTCCTGGCAGGGGCTGACGCACGACGAGATCATGGCCCGGCACGGCGAGGAATACGCGGCGTGGAAGCGGGGCGAGCCGGTGCGCCGGGGCGGTGGAGAGCTGGAGACCGAGGTGGCCGACCGGGCCGCGCCGGTGGTGTTGCGTCACCTGGAGAAGATCCCGGAGGACGGGACACTCGTGGTGGTCAGTCACGGCGGCACCATCAGGACCACCATCGGGCGCCTGCTCGGTCTCGACCCGCGCAGCTGGGAGAGCCTGGGAGGGCTGTCGAACTGCTGCTGGTCCGTACTGGGCCAGGGTGCCCGCGGTTGGCGCCTGCTGGAACACAACGCGGGCACCCTGCCGGAGCCCGTCCTGGGCGACGACGACTGA
- a CDS encoding NADH-quinone oxidoreductase subunit NuoF family protein, whose translation MNEALPDVPEVRVVGLPQLTSGFDLVERLDLPMHLKVHGPLEPMGGEQLAQLAERINLRGRGGAGFPFHKKLRSVAESAIKRGVRPVVVVNGSEDEPACRKDTVLINRAPHLILDGALLCAEAMGARTLVVGVTRESTQRSMEAALAERGLTNGRRSALRARVQRNPVRMVTGAAASLIRSIDGGPAIPPGRKTSASKSGVGGAPTLLSNAETFAQLAIAARIGPERYGGTGLYEEPGTVMLTVSGAVARPMVIEVPTGVPLRYVLQLAGAPPVPQGVLTGGYHGKWIDAATANDAIVSRNSLDAVGGALGAGAVLPIGQETCPLGESLRVAQWLAEESAGQCGPCYLGLPAAARGMEDILNGGGPAALEALKQVARNVKRRGACSHPDGSAMFLESTVKAFTDDLAAHVLGNGCGRPVHGVLPLFEGGRAPTGIPGGGAAEENEPSRQKIHVDWTLCRGHGLCADILPEVFQLGADGFPTVARAEVPRYAEAKAMRAVRRCPALALRIEDDSRGSAPSRSNLPVLSPGRGRRALGR comes from the coding sequence GTGAACGAGGCCCTGCCCGACGTACCCGAAGTCCGCGTGGTCGGCCTTCCCCAGCTCACGTCGGGCTTCGACCTTGTCGAACGACTGGATCTACCCATGCACCTGAAGGTGCACGGCCCACTGGAACCGATGGGAGGAGAGCAACTCGCGCAGCTCGCCGAACGGATCAACCTCAGAGGTCGCGGCGGGGCGGGGTTCCCGTTCCACAAGAAGCTGCGGTCGGTGGCGGAGTCCGCCATCAAGCGCGGGGTCCGCCCCGTGGTCGTGGTCAACGGCAGCGAGGACGAGCCCGCATGTCGCAAGGACACGGTGCTGATCAACCGTGCCCCTCATCTCATCCTGGACGGCGCGCTGTTGTGCGCCGAGGCGATGGGCGCCCGCACGCTCGTGGTGGGCGTCACCCGCGAGTCCACACAGCGCTCCATGGAGGCCGCCCTCGCCGAACGCGGTCTGACCAACGGACGCCGCTCGGCCTTGCGCGCCCGCGTACAGCGCAACCCGGTGCGCATGGTGACCGGCGCCGCCGCCTCGCTGATCCGCTCCATCGACGGCGGTCCCGCGATTCCTCCGGGCCGCAAGACCAGCGCCTCGAAGAGCGGGGTCGGTGGCGCGCCCACCCTGCTGTCGAACGCCGAGACGTTCGCGCAACTCGCCATCGCCGCGCGGATCGGCCCGGAGCGATACGGTGGCACCGGCCTCTACGAGGAACCGGGCACCGTCATGCTGACGGTCTCGGGCGCGGTCGCCCGCCCCATGGTCATCGAGGTTCCCACCGGTGTGCCGCTTCGCTACGTGCTCCAACTCGCCGGGGCGCCGCCGGTTCCGCAAGGGGTGTTGACGGGCGGCTACCACGGCAAGTGGATCGACGCGGCGACGGCGAACGACGCGATCGTCTCCCGCAACTCCCTGGACGCCGTGGGAGGCGCGCTCGGTGCCGGCGCGGTGCTGCCGATCGGCCAGGAGACCTGCCCGCTCGGCGAGTCCCTGCGGGTGGCCCAGTGGTTGGCCGAGGAGAGCGCGGGCCAGTGCGGCCCCTGCTACCTCGGCCTGCCGGCCGCCGCGCGAGGTATGGAGGACATCCTGAACGGGGGCGGTCCGGCGGCGCTCGAAGCGCTCAAGCAGGTCGCCAGGAACGTCAAGCGTCGGGGCGCCTGCTCGCACCCCGACGGTTCGGCGATGTTCCTGGAGTCGACCGTCAAGGCCTTCACCGACGATCTGGCCGCGCACGTCCTCGGCAACGGCTGCGGCAGACCCGTCCACGGCGTGCTGCCGCTCTTCGAGGGAGGCAGGGCCCCGACGGGCATCCCCGGCGGGGGCGCGGCGGAGGAGAACGAACCGAGCCGCCAGAAGATCCACGTCGACTGGACCCTGTGCCGGGGACATGGTCTGTGCGCGGACATCCTCCCGGAGGTCTTCCAGCTCGGCGCGGACGGCTTCCCGACGGTCGCGCGGGCGGAGGTGCCCCGCTACGCGGAGGCGAAGGCGATGCGGGCGGTGCGTCGTTGTCCGGCGCTGGCGCTGCGGATAGAGGACGATTCGCGGGGGTCGGCGCCCAGCCGCAGCAACCTCCCGGTGCTCTCGCCCGGCCGAGGACGACGGGCGCTCGGGCGCTGA
- a CDS encoding ferric reductase-like transmembrane domain-containing protein codes for MTADGVTQTTNDSTLDTYFAEFLNFGAGVLSLVLLSCSVIWGLVAQDRVVLDARRRIMAQAVHRTTAVASIVFLLVHIGVKVALEHTTWVAAVVPFGLLATESETFASREVLIGFGTSASLLMIFVGVTGVLRNRFAAPAVVASRWRALHMLAYPAWCLALLHGLYAGRPAKPIFTILYGLCVVGVMAALALRAAPRPVKRKVADALGGLVGGEGGPAREALMESRERTASGGDSADDRRVPGGAENSWAASPPPSAVPNGAPRGRSADGFAASYQANARTGAGSGVGPSTDARGTLPMDALPTETMRRIDGPGSTSGNWPAPSPPPVGEAPPSAYDPLEDTAHSGIPRYDPMTDTGQAVPVYTPSPDTSQGIPVYTPTTDTSQGIPVYTPTTDTSQGIPVYNAMTDTGQGIPAQGAGGGQGYGASDVGDTRETNAAYATYYPNDTYNSGPATASTPGAHHDYSVDAPGSGESWNTPSGGMK; via the coding sequence GTGACCGCGGACGGCGTCACCCAGACGACGAACGACAGCACCCTGGACACCTACTTCGCCGAGTTCCTCAACTTCGGCGCCGGAGTCCTCTCCCTCGTCCTGCTGAGTTGCTCGGTGATCTGGGGGCTCGTCGCACAGGACAGGGTCGTCCTTGACGCCCGCCGCCGGATCATGGCACAGGCGGTGCACCGGACCACCGCCGTCGCCTCGATCGTCTTCCTGTTGGTGCACATCGGCGTCAAGGTGGCCCTGGAACACACCACGTGGGTGGCCGCCGTGGTGCCCTTCGGACTGCTGGCCACCGAGTCCGAGACCTTCGCCAGCCGCGAGGTGCTCATCGGCTTCGGCACCTCGGCCAGCCTTCTGATGATCTTCGTGGGCGTCACCGGGGTCCTGCGCAACCGCTTCGCCGCGCCGGCCGTGGTCGCCTCCCGTTGGCGAGCGCTGCACATGCTGGCCTATCCGGCCTGGTGCCTGGCGTTGCTGCACGGACTCTACGCGGGTCGCCCCGCCAAGCCGATCTTCACGATCCTGTACGGCCTGTGCGTGGTCGGCGTCATGGCGGCGCTGGCCCTGCGCGCCGCCCCCCGTCCCGTCAAACGCAAGGTGGCCGACGCTCTCGGCGGACTCGTCGGCGGCGAAGGAGGCCCGGCGCGCGAGGCGCTCATGGAGAGTCGGGAGCGGACGGCCTCCGGAGGAGACTCCGCCGACGATCGGCGGGTCCCCGGCGGAGCCGAGAACAGTTGGGCCGCCTCTCCCCCTCCGTCGGCGGTACCCAACGGTGCCCCTCGGGGCCGCTCGGCCGACGGTTTCGCCGCGTCCTACCAGGCGAACGCCCGGACGGGGGCGGGATCCGGGGTGGGTCCGTCGACGGACGCCCGGGGCACGCTCCCCATGGACGCGCTCCCCACCGAGACCATGCGACGGATCGACGGGCCGGGGAGCACTTCGGGAAACTGGCCCGCGCCCTCGCCCCCACCCGTGGGAGAGGCACCGCCGTCGGCGTACGACCCGCTCGAGGACACCGCCCATTCCGGAATCCCGCGCTACGACCCGATGACCGACACCGGGCAGGCGGTCCCCGTCTACACACCGAGCCCGGACACCAGCCAGGGCATCCCCGTCTACACCCCCACCACCGACACCAGCCAAGGCATCCCCGTCTACACCCCCACCACCGACACCAGCCAAGGCATCCCCGTCTACAACGCCATGACCGACACCGGCCAAGGCATCCCCGCGCAGGGCGCGGGCGGCGGGCAGGGATACGGGGCGAGTGACGTGGGCGACACCCGTGAGACGAACGCCGCCTACGCCACGTACTACCCGAACGACACCTACAACAGCGGTCCCGCCACAGCATCGACACCCGGTGCGCACCACGACTACAGCGTCGACGCACCGGGTTCGGGCGAATCTTGGAACACTCCGTCCGGAGGAATGAAGTGA